From a single Lolium rigidum isolate FL_2022 chromosome 7, APGP_CSIRO_Lrig_0.1, whole genome shotgun sequence genomic region:
- the LOC124676222 gene encoding NAC transcription factor NAM-B2-like, producing the protein MGSPDSSSGSAPQRHQQPPPPQRGSAPELPPGFRFHPTDEELVVHYLKKKAAKVPLPVTIIAEVDLYKFDPWELPEKATFGEQEWYFFSPRDRKYPNGARPNRAATSGYWKATGTDKPILASGTAREKVGVKKALVFYRGKPPKGLKTNWIMHEYRLTDGSSSTATANRPPPVTGGSRTASLRLDDWVLCRIYKKINKAAAVDHLQRSMECEDSVEDAVTAYTPYATAGMAGAGSNYGSLLHHHSSHEENNFLDGLLTADDGGGLSAGAASLSHLAAAARASPGTTKQLLAPSSSTPFNWLDASTVGILPQARNFPGFSRSRNVGSMSLSSTADMDNGGGGGNAVNTMSAFMSPLAVQDGAYHQQHVILGTSLPPEASAAAASGFQNHPVQISGVNWNP; encoded by the exons ATGGGGAGCCCGGATTCGTCGTCCGGCTCCGCGCCGCAACGGCATCAGCAACCACCGCCGCCGCAAAGGGGCTCGGCGCCGGAGCTCCCTCCGGGGTTCCGGTTCCACCCCACGGACGAGGAGCTGGTCGTCCACTACCTCAAGAAGAAGGCCGCCAAGGTGCCCCTCCCAGTCACCATCATCGCCGAGGTCGACCTCTACAAGTTCGACCCATGGGAGCTCCCCG AGAAGGCGACGTTCGGCGAGCAGGAGTGGTACTTCTTCAGCCCGCGCGACCGCAAGTACCCCAACGGCGCGAGGCCCAACAGGGCGGCCACGTCGGGGTACTGGAAGGCCACCGGCACGGACAAGCCCATCCTCGCGTCGGGGACCGCCCGGGAGAAGGTCGGCGTCAAGAAGGCGCTCGTCTTCTACCGCGGGAAGCCGCCCAAGGGTCTCAAGACCAACTGGATCATGCACGAGTACCGCCTCACCGACGGCTCtagctccaccgccaccgccaaccGGCCGCCGCCCGTAACCGGCGGGAGCAGGACCGCCTCTCTCAGG CTGGACGACTGGGTGCTATGCCGCATATACAAGAAGATCAACAAGGCCGCGGCCGTGGATCATCTGCAGAGGAGCATGGAGTGCGAAGACTCCGTGGAGGACGCCGTCACCGCGTACACGCCGTATGCCACGGCGGGCATGGCCGGCGCAGGCAGCAACTACGGCtcactgctccatcatcacagtAGCCACGAGGAGAATAACTTCCTTGACGGACTGCTCACCGCAGATGACGGCGGCGGCCTCTCTGCGGGCGCGGCCTCGCTGAGCCACCTCGCcgcggcggcgagggcgagcCCGGGTACCACCAAGCAGCTCCTCGCTCCGTCGTCTTCGACCCCGTTCAACTGGCTCGACGCGTCCACGGTGGGGATCCTTCCGCAGGCAAGGAATTTTCCTGGGTTTAGCAGGAGCAGAAACGTCGGCAGTATGTCGCTGTCCTCAACGGCCGACATGGacaacggcggcggtggcggcaatGCGGTAAACACCATGTCTGCATTCATGAGCCCTCTTGCCGTGCAAGACGGGGCCTACCACCAACAGCATGTCATCCTCGGCACCTCCCTGCCGCCAgaagccagcgccgccgccgcctctggtTTTCAGAATCATCCCGTTCAAATATCCGGCGTGAACTGGAATCCCTGA